The Silene latifolia isolate original U9 population chromosome X, ASM4854445v1, whole genome shotgun sequence genome contains the following window.
CCTCGCCGTGCAGTAGTTTCAAGTCTGAATCCAGTACGAGATTATGGACTATATGAAACGCCCATCTCGGGATTATTTTATCAATCCATTGCATGAAATTCCTTGGGAATACCAAGATTGCTCTACATTTTCCGGGACTCACTGGAATACATATAAATATCAAAAGCCGTCTTTCCTGCTCCTTCTTCTGCGCATCATCTTCAGTACCTTTGGCAAACCTGTTGGGAGCCATATAAAAGATGCAGGGCGCCATAAACTTGTTGTAACCTCCTGGTTGATTACCTGAAAACCCGCTTTTCTCAATTTTTTCGACACTGAAGTTCATAGGTCTCCCGTTCTCTCTGTCTGCAATGGGCCTGCACACAATTTCATGATATTCTTATTCTGAACTACAGAAGGATATGAAAAGAAGACGGTAATTAATCTGAATGTGTAAATACATACTTGGTTTTATCAACGGGCATTGGCGGCATCAGTCCATAATGTGCATAAGGAACATGAGCTGGATCCATTATATTTTCGACCAAAATCTCGTACCCATAAGGTAAATCCCTAACTCCCATGGACCTAGTATAGTTAGGATCCTCGAGTTCAGGGATATAAGGAGGTTGTTTCTTTGTTAGTATGTCTCGGTATTTGGGATCGCTGTTAGGCCAGAACCAGAGAATGTCATGCTGGACCGTGCATGGATACGAAGCCACACATGCTTTCTTCGATGTGTGAACCTGTAAtttacaattaattaaattaaacacGGTCTGATGTATGTAACCTTATTTCAGAAAGACGGTAATTAATAAAGCCAAGGTGAATATATACCGGAGTGGTGTCAAGAGGAGCTTGAGGAATGAACTTACAGCTACCGGAACCATTGAAACACCAGCCATGATAAACACACTGCAGTCTCCCCCATTTGTCGATCCTCCCCTCCGACAAAGGCGCCAGACGATGTGGACAACTATCGTCAAAAACTTTCCACTGCTCCTCATTACGATCCCACCAAACCACCAGTTTTATTCCCATAATCGTCATCCCGTGTGGGACCTTCTTGTCCAGGTC
Protein-coding sequences here:
- the LOC141619519 gene encoding protochlorophyllide-dependent translocon component 52, chloroplastic-like — encoded protein: MATNTISMSTIRTRLAPTHFHRKSFNINHPSLSSTRFGTNPRKFKLYCNNNSSPSTYTATTTETPKAVIEEVYEKSAVPAEDTVDEKFDWYSEWYAMAPLSDLDKKVPHGMTIMGIKLVVWWDRNEEQWKVFDDSCPHRLAPLSEGRIDKWGRLQCVYHGWCFNGSGSCKFIPQAPLDTTPVHTSKKACVASYPCTVQHDILWFWPNSDPKYRDILTKKQPPYIPELEDPNYTRSMGVRDLPYGYEILVENIMDPAHVPYAHYGLMPPMPVDKTKPIADRENGRPMNFSVEKIEKSGFSGNQPGGYNKFMAPCIFYMAPNRFAKGTEDDAQKKEQERRLLIFICIPVSPGKCRAILVFPRNFMQWIDKIIPRWAFHIVHNLVLDSDLKLLHGEEQRLLDKGGKWQKAYYMPTKADAMVIAFRKWLDKYAGEGVDWGNKYESAQLPPTPPKDVLLDRYWSHTVNCTSCSKAYKGFNLAKTVLQILSFALIGVVGLVKQKPLVFATALLCFAASKFLSTFISKNFHFHDYNHAHVKDAKPVMGNIVPGFKMRPLNTK